Proteins encoded by one window of Sinorhizobium arboris LMG 14919:
- a CDS encoding extracellular solute-binding protein: MLKSTRNALIGATLMGAGFAGHAQAETTLNALFMAQAAYSEADVRAMTDSFAKANPDIKVNLEFVPYEGLHDKTVLAQGSGGGYDVVLFDVIWPAEYATNNVLLDVTDRITDEMNKGVLPGAWTTVEYDGKRYGMPWILDTKYLFYNKEILEKAGFTEPPKTWEELAEQAKTIKDKGLLESPIAWSWSQAEAAICDYTTLVSAYGGKFLDGGKPAFTAGGGLDALNYMVTSYTSGLTNPNSKEFLEEDVRKVFQNGEAAFALNWTYMYNLANDPKESKVAGKVGVVPAPGAAGKSEVSAVNGSMGLGITTTSKHPEEAWKYIVHMTSQETQNAYAKLSLPIWASSYEDPEVTKGQEELIAAAKRGLAAMYPRPTTPKYQELSTALQQAIQEALLGQTSAEDALKSAAENSGL, from the coding sequence ATGTTGAAATCCACACGCAACGCTTTGATCGGCGCGACGCTCATGGGGGCCGGTTTCGCCGGCCACGCCCAGGCGGAGACGACGCTGAACGCGCTTTTCATGGCGCAGGCCGCCTATAGCGAGGCCGATGTCCGCGCCATGACGGACTCCTTTGCCAAGGCCAATCCGGACATCAAGGTCAATCTCGAATTCGTCCCCTATGAAGGGCTGCACGACAAGACGGTGCTCGCGCAGGGCTCCGGCGGCGGTTATGACGTCGTCCTCTTCGACGTGATCTGGCCGGCGGAATACGCGACCAACAACGTTCTTCTCGACGTCACCGACCGCATCACCGACGAGATGAACAAGGGCGTGCTGCCGGGCGCTTGGACGACGGTGGAATATGACGGCAAACGCTACGGAATGCCGTGGATTCTCGACACCAAGTATCTCTTCTACAACAAGGAAATCCTCGAGAAAGCCGGCTTCACGGAACCGCCGAAGACCTGGGAGGAGCTTGCCGAGCAGGCCAAGACCATCAAGGACAAGGGGCTGCTCGAAAGCCCGATCGCCTGGAGCTGGTCTCAGGCGGAGGCGGCTATCTGCGACTACACGACGCTGGTCAGCGCCTATGGTGGCAAATTCCTCGACGGCGGCAAGCCGGCCTTCACCGCCGGCGGCGGGCTCGATGCGCTGAACTACATGGTGACGAGCTACACGTCGGGACTCACCAACCCGAACTCCAAGGAATTCCTCGAAGAGGACGTGCGCAAGGTTTTCCAGAACGGCGAAGCCGCCTTCGCGCTCAACTGGACCTATATGTACAACCTCGCCAACGATCCCAAGGAGAGCAAGGTTGCCGGCAAGGTCGGCGTCGTCCCGGCTCCGGGCGCCGCCGGCAAGAGCGAGGTCTCGGCCGTCAACGGATCCATGGGGCTTGGCATCACGACGACCAGCAAGCATCCCGAAGAGGCGTGGAAATATATCGTCCACATGACCTCGCAGGAAACGCAGAACGCCTATGCCAAGCTGAGCCTCCCGATCTGGGCCTCTTCCTATGAGGACCCCGAGGTGACCAAGGGCCAGGAAGAGCTGATCGCCGCCGCCAAGCGTGGACTTGCCGCCATGTATCCGCGCCCGACGACGCCGAAATATCAGGAGCTTTCGACCGCACTGCAGCAGGCGATCCAGGAAGCACTGCTCGGCCAAACATCTGCGGAAGACGCGCTGAAGAGCGCCGCCGAGAATAGCGGTCTCTGA
- a CDS encoding carbohydrate ABC transporter permease — MTGTWISTRAWLLMLPLLVVMTAVIGWPLVDTVRLSFTDAKLVGTEGGFVGTANYIKMLGGSNFQRALVTTTWFAVISVAAEMVLGVLAALLLNQQFRGRTALRALMILPWALPTVVNATLWRLIYNPEYGALNAALTQLGLLDSYRSWLGEPGTALAALIVADCWKNFPLVALIALAALQAVPRDITAASLVDGAGPFNRFRFVIMPYLAGPLLVALVLRTIEAFKVFDIVWVMTRGGPANSTRTLSILVYQEAFSFQRAGSGASLALIVTLLVTILAAAYAALLRKAAGAS; from the coding sequence TTGACCGGCACCTGGATTTCGACGCGCGCGTGGCTTCTGATGTTGCCGCTCCTCGTGGTGATGACCGCCGTCATCGGCTGGCCGCTCGTCGACACCGTTCGGCTCTCCTTCACCGATGCGAAGCTCGTCGGCACCGAGGGCGGCTTCGTAGGAACGGCCAACTACATCAAGATGCTGGGCGGATCGAATTTTCAGCGGGCACTCGTCACCACGACCTGGTTCGCAGTCATTTCGGTTGCCGCAGAAATGGTGCTCGGCGTCCTTGCCGCACTTCTTCTCAACCAGCAATTTCGCGGGCGAACGGCGCTTCGTGCATTGATGATCCTGCCATGGGCACTGCCGACGGTGGTCAACGCGACGCTCTGGCGGCTCATCTACAATCCGGAATACGGCGCTCTCAATGCCGCGCTGACGCAGCTCGGCCTCCTCGACAGCTATCGCTCCTGGCTCGGCGAGCCGGGAACGGCGCTTGCCGCGCTGATCGTCGCGGATTGCTGGAAGAACTTTCCGCTGGTGGCGCTGATCGCACTCGCGGCCCTGCAGGCGGTGCCGCGCGATATCACCGCCGCGTCGCTCGTCGACGGTGCCGGCCCCTTCAACCGCTTCCGCTTCGTCATCATGCCCTATCTCGCCGGCCCGCTGCTGGTGGCGCTGGTGCTGCGGACCATCGAGGCATTCAAGGTCTTCGACATCGTCTGGGTGATGACGCGCGGCGGACCGGCGAACAGCACGCGCACGCTGTCGATCCTCGTCTATCAGGAGGCGTTTTCCTTCCAGCGGGCCGGCTCCGGCGCGTCGCTGGCGCTCATCGTCACCCTGCTCGTGACCATTCTGGCCGCCGCCTATGCGGCGCTCCTCCGAAAAGCCGCCGGAGCTTCGTGA
- a CDS encoding carbohydrate ABC transporter permease — translation MERQSPLFSVFIHASALLLAFVILAPVAWLLIMSISPAADLSAKPLAWWPSDIDLSRYRTLLSAVENSAGAAFIASLLNSLKVAGMATLAAIVVAVPAAWAVSRTPAVSWSLYAVIATYMLPPVALAVPLYMGLAYLGLLNSVYGLALVYLTILAPFTTWLLKSGFDSIPREIESAAMIDGARLDQILRLLTLPLAAPVMATSALFAFLLAWDEFFYALLFTSDQRAKTLTVAIADLAGGRVSDYGLIATAGVLAALPPVLIGLIMQRALISGLTSGGVKG, via the coding sequence ATGGAACGCCAAAGCCCCCTCTTTTCCGTATTCATCCATGCGAGTGCCCTGCTTCTCGCCTTCGTCATCCTCGCGCCGGTCGCGTGGCTGTTGATCATGAGCATTTCGCCTGCCGCGGACCTCAGCGCCAAGCCGCTGGCCTGGTGGCCGAGCGACATCGACCTCTCGCGGTACCGCACCCTTTTGTCGGCGGTCGAGAACAGCGCCGGTGCGGCCTTCATCGCGTCGCTCCTGAACAGCCTCAAGGTCGCCGGCATGGCGACGCTCGCCGCAATCGTCGTCGCTGTACCGGCCGCCTGGGCCGTGTCGCGCACCCCGGCCGTCTCCTGGTCGCTCTATGCGGTAATCGCCACCTATATGCTGCCGCCCGTCGCCCTCGCCGTACCGCTCTATATGGGTCTTGCCTATCTCGGACTGCTCAATTCGGTCTACGGTCTGGCGCTGGTCTATCTCACCATCCTCGCTCCTTTCACGACGTGGCTCCTGAAGTCGGGCTTCGATTCCATTCCGCGGGAGATCGAAAGCGCCGCGATGATCGACGGCGCGCGGCTGGATCAGATCCTGAGGCTCCTGACGCTGCCGCTTGCCGCCCCCGTCATGGCGACCTCGGCGCTCTTCGCCTTCCTGCTTGCCTGGGACGAATTCTTCTACGCGCTGCTCTTCACCTCCGACCAGCGCGCCAAGACCCTCACGGTCGCCATCGCGGACCTCGCCGGCGGTCGTGTTTCGGACTACGGGCTGATCGCAACTGCCGGAGTTCTTGCCGCCCTGCCTCCGGTGCTGATCGGCCTCATCATGCAAAGGGCCCTGATTTCCGGGCTCACCAGCGGCGGCGTCAAGGGATGA
- a CDS encoding SIS domain-containing protein, with protein MTMSISNDRPAGLLAIDREMARQHADAIASYEGAAVTARRVAASLTSTGRLLLLGMGGSHAVGRAVEPLYRALGIDAVALPLSEQLGQPLSIEGKTVLVTSQSGESAEVLRWFRETDGGTSETFGLTLEEDAFLAKAAPSLVGAGGTERAFAATRSLTVTFALHLAILAALGADPADALRALAAPEAPAIDGALATLADVGAIVTSGRKLQGLAEAIALGLTELSRLPCFSLEGGQLRHGPMEMLGPSIGVVLFRAADPTAALVEAMAISAVEAGSPVVVFDASGEPPVAGATTIRFNPAAGMAAIFAMLPVAQSLMVAFADARVENAGTPVRSSKVTRSE; from the coding sequence ATGACCATGAGCATATCGAATGACCGCCCGGCCGGACTCCTTGCAATCGATCGGGAGATGGCGCGCCAGCATGCCGACGCGATCGCCTCCTATGAAGGAGCGGCAGTCACAGCACGCCGGGTCGCCGCATCGCTGACATCGACAGGCCGGCTTCTGCTGCTCGGCATGGGCGGCTCACATGCAGTCGGCCGTGCAGTGGAGCCGCTCTATCGCGCTCTCGGCATCGACGCGGTCGCGCTGCCGCTTTCCGAGCAGCTCGGCCAACCGCTTTCGATCGAAGGCAAGACCGTTCTCGTCACGTCGCAATCGGGCGAAAGCGCGGAAGTGCTGCGCTGGTTCCGGGAAACGGACGGCGGCACAAGCGAGACATTCGGTCTGACGCTCGAAGAGGATGCCTTCCTGGCCAAGGCCGCACCATCGCTTGTCGGAGCAGGCGGAACGGAGCGGGCCTTCGCCGCCACCCGCAGCCTGACGGTGACCTTCGCGCTGCACCTGGCGATCCTCGCCGCCCTCGGCGCCGATCCGGCAGACGCACTTCGCGCGCTTGCGGCTCCTGAGGCACCGGCAATCGACGGTGCCCTCGCAACGCTCGCCGATGTCGGCGCGATCGTCACCTCCGGCCGCAAACTGCAGGGTCTCGCCGAAGCCATCGCCCTTGGGCTTACGGAACTCTCCCGGCTCCCCTGCTTTTCGCTCGAAGGCGGCCAGTTGCGCCACGGACCTATGGAGATGCTGGGTCCTTCCATCGGTGTCGTTCTCTTCCGCGCAGCCGATCCAACCGCCGCGCTGGTCGAAGCCATGGCGATTTCGGCAGTCGAAGCGGGGTCGCCGGTCGTCGTCTTCGACGCATCGGGCGAACCTCCGGTCGCGGGTGCCACGACGATCCGCTTCAACCCGGCGGCGGGCATGGCCGCGATTTTCGCAATGCTGCCCGTCGCCCAGTCCCTGATGGTCGCCTTTGCCGATGCCCGCGTCGAAAATGCCGGCACGCCGGTGCGATCCTCCAAGGTCACCCGGAGCGAATGA
- a CDS encoding PfkB family carbohydrate kinase — translation MTMRPLAAIGNVNVDLILGPAEPWPKPGTEVIVDHDELRVGGCAGNNALAWDSLGVDYVIAANVGNDQFGAWLKEAFGERSRSWPVEAVGTTLSVGITHPDGERTFFTTRGHLPLFSFPEVRSMLDGDRLRGGYALLSGSFLTDALSLAYDELFDWADAHRIALALDTGWPLEGWTEANRLKTLGWLKRCHCALFNEVETTTLTGRSDPAEAALSLKCEMPDDAIVVVKRGPNGALAIDRDGGMFSVPAPQVQVVDTIGAGDVFNAGFLAALAAEMPLEACLKTGVTIASEAISTLPRRYGKPLSAFLEESRR, via the coding sequence ATGACGATGCGTCCGCTTGCAGCCATCGGCAACGTCAATGTCGATCTTATACTCGGCCCGGCCGAACCCTGGCCGAAGCCCGGCACCGAGGTCATCGTCGATCATGACGAGCTGCGCGTCGGCGGCTGCGCGGGCAACAACGCGCTCGCCTGGGATTCGCTTGGCGTCGACTACGTCATCGCCGCCAATGTCGGCAACGACCAGTTCGGCGCCTGGCTCAAGGAGGCATTCGGCGAGCGGTCCCGCAGCTGGCCGGTGGAAGCCGTCGGCACGACGCTTTCCGTCGGCATCACCCACCCCGACGGGGAACGCACCTTCTTCACCACCCGCGGGCATCTGCCGCTGTTCAGCTTTCCGGAAGTGCGCTCGATGCTCGACGGGGATCGACTCCGCGGCGGCTATGCGCTGCTCTCCGGTTCCTTCCTGACGGACGCGCTCAGCCTTGCCTATGACGAGCTATTCGACTGGGCGGATGCGCACCGGATCGCCCTCGCGCTCGACACCGGCTGGCCGCTCGAGGGCTGGACGGAGGCCAACAGGCTGAAGACGCTGGGCTGGCTGAAACGCTGTCACTGCGCCCTCTTCAACGAGGTGGAGACGACCACGCTGACCGGGCGTTCCGATCCGGCCGAAGCCGCGCTGAGCCTGAAGTGCGAAATGCCCGACGACGCCATCGTCGTCGTCAAGCGCGGCCCCAATGGGGCGCTCGCCATCGATCGGGACGGCGGAATGTTTTCCGTACCGGCGCCGCAGGTTCAGGTCGTCGATACGATCGGCGCCGGCGACGTCTTCAATGCGGGCTTCCTGGCGGCACTCGCCGCCGAGATGCCGCTCGAAGCCTGTCTCAAGACCGGGGTCACGATCGCCTCGGAAGCGATCTCCACCCTTCCGCGCCGCTACGGCAAGCCCCTTTCGGCCTTCCTCGAGGAATCCAGGCGATGA
- a CDS encoding ABC transporter ATP-binding protein, whose product MSALEIRNIHKRYGEVETLKGIDIALESGEFLVLLGSSGCGKSTLLNIIAGLAEPSGGDILIGEHSVLGVHPKDRDVAMVFQSYALYPNLSVARNIGFGLEMRGVPRTERDKAVRDAAGLLQIENLLDRKPSQLSGGQRQRVAIGRALVRNPQVFLFDEPLSNLDAKLRMEMRTELKRLHQMLKTTVVYVTHDQIEAMTLATRIAVMRDGRIEQLATPEEIYDRPATLYVAGFVGSPPMNTLDAEMTANGLKLDGCEEMLPLPAAFKGSASAGRPVKVGIRPEALRLSGDSQGPQLTAHVEVVELTGPELVTTATVGKQRITVCLPPRTALSVGSAHVLTFDETALHLFDPESGRSLLPG is encoded by the coding sequence ATGAGCGCTCTCGAAATCCGCAACATTCATAAGCGCTACGGCGAGGTGGAAACGCTGAAGGGCATCGACATCGCACTCGAAAGCGGCGAGTTCCTCGTGCTGCTCGGCTCCTCCGGCTGCGGTAAGTCCACGCTCCTCAACATCATCGCCGGGCTGGCCGAACCGAGCGGCGGCGACATCCTGATCGGCGAGCATTCGGTCCTGGGAGTCCATCCCAAGGATCGCGACGTCGCGATGGTGTTCCAATCCTATGCTCTCTATCCGAACCTGAGCGTCGCCCGGAACATCGGCTTCGGCCTCGAAATGCGCGGGGTGCCGCGGACCGAGCGCGACAAAGCGGTGCGCGACGCAGCAGGGCTGCTGCAGATCGAGAACCTGCTCGACCGAAAACCGAGTCAGCTTTCCGGCGGCCAGCGTCAGCGCGTCGCGATCGGGCGGGCCTTGGTGCGCAATCCGCAGGTCTTCCTCTTCGATGAACCGCTGTCGAACCTCGATGCCAAGCTCCGGATGGAGATGCGCACCGAACTCAAACGCCTGCACCAGATGCTGAAAACGACGGTCGTCTACGTCACCCACGACCAGATCGAGGCGATGACGCTCGCAACCCGCATCGCCGTGATGCGCGACGGCCGCATCGAGCAGCTCGCCACGCCGGAAGAGATCTACGACCGCCCCGCAACCCTCTATGTCGCCGGCTTCGTCGGCTCGCCCCCGATGAACACTCTCGACGCCGAGATGACCGCAAACGGCCTGAAGCTCGACGGCTGCGAGGAGATGCTCCCACTGCCGGCCGCGTTCAAGGGCAGTGCCTCGGCGGGACGGCCGGTCAAGGTCGGCATTCGGCCGGAAGCCTTGCGGCTTTCGGGTGATTCACAAGGTCCTCAATTGACCGCCCATGTCGAGGTCGTGGAGCTCACCGGACCGGAACTCGTGACCACCGCCACGGTCGGAAAACAGCGGATCACCGTTTGCCTGCCGCCACGTACGGCGCTGAGTGTGGGATCGGCCCATGTCCTCACTTTCGATGAAACGGCCCTGCATCTGTTCGATCCGGAAAGCGGGCGCTCACTGCTGCCGGGATGA
- a CDS encoding IclR family transcriptional regulator, with protein sequence MRSVLKGRDRSGKEGAVAEAEDTTNRRARGLDRAFEILDFLRLQRQPLRPNEIAQGIGAPRSSVYELVNLLIRQGIIEYRGDDGRVFLGRKLYFLGAAYAEQFDLMRESEHLLARIAEETRETAQMCQLEGNKYAVVLMNEGSRPFRISTNIGEPVAIPWTASGRLLVDHMSDEEILAFIPTEDFVLPDGTRLDPSEFIAQVRKAKQEGYFTFNSIVDSFTHCFAVPVYDAEAICIATLCLVAPKEDGLRNREAYLRVLIEGAGELSEKLGYRNDPAAMARAAGGL encoded by the coding sequence ATGAGGTCAGTTCTGAAGGGCCGGGATAGAAGCGGCAAGGAGGGCGCGGTGGCGGAGGCGGAAGACACGACCAATCGCAGGGCAAGGGGGCTCGACCGGGCTTTCGAGATCCTCGATTTCCTGCGTTTGCAGCGTCAGCCGTTGCGCCCCAACGAAATCGCGCAAGGGATCGGTGCGCCGCGGTCGTCGGTCTATGAGCTGGTCAACCTGCTCATCCGCCAGGGGATCATCGAATATCGCGGCGATGACGGCCGCGTCTTTCTCGGCCGCAAGCTCTATTTCCTCGGTGCGGCATACGCCGAACAGTTCGACCTGATGCGCGAAAGCGAGCATCTTCTGGCGCGGATCGCCGAGGAGACGCGCGAGACGGCGCAGATGTGCCAGCTCGAGGGCAACAAATATGCCGTCGTCCTGATGAACGAGGGGAGCCGCCCGTTCCGCATCTCCACCAATATCGGCGAGCCCGTCGCCATCCCGTGGACCGCGTCCGGCCGCCTACTCGTGGATCACATGAGCGACGAGGAAATACTGGCCTTTATACCGACGGAGGATTTCGTTCTGCCGGATGGCACGCGCCTCGATCCCTCCGAATTCATTGCCCAGGTCCGCAAGGCCAAGCAGGAAGGCTATTTCACCTTCAACAGTATCGTAGACAGCTTCACGCATTGCTTCGCCGTCCCGGTCTACGACGCGGAAGCCATCTGCATCGCAACGCTCTGCCTCGTCGCGCCGAAGGAGGACGGCCTGCGCAATCGCGAAGCCTATCTCCGCGTGCTGATCGAGGGGGCAGGCGAACTCTCCGAAAAGCTTGGCTATCGCAATGACCCCGCGGCGATGGCCCGGGCGGCTGGCGGTCTTTGA
- a CDS encoding RidA family protein yields the protein MTIKRYGTGETGAGKQPLPFARAVEANGWLYVSGQVAMEAGEIVGGGIVAESRKAIENMIAILHEAGYGLEHVVRVGVWLDDPRDFWTFNGVYAEYFDANPPARACVQSRMMVDCKVEVDCVAYKAK from the coding sequence GTGACGATCAAGCGTTATGGAACGGGCGAAACCGGTGCGGGCAAGCAGCCCTTGCCATTTGCACGCGCCGTGGAGGCGAACGGGTGGCTCTATGTTTCCGGTCAGGTCGCAATGGAGGCGGGCGAGATCGTCGGCGGCGGGATCGTCGCGGAGAGCCGCAAGGCGATCGAAAACATGATCGCAATCCTGCATGAAGCCGGCTATGGGCTCGAACATGTGGTGCGTGTCGGCGTCTGGCTCGACGATCCCAGGGACTTCTGGACCTTCAACGGCGTCTATGCGGAATATTTCGACGCGAACCCCCCGGCCAGGGCCTGCGTCCAGTCGCGCATGATGGTCGACTGCAAGGTGGAAGTTGACTGCGTCGCCTACAAGGCTAAATGA
- a CDS encoding amino acid ABC transporter ATP-binding protein, with amino-acid sequence MTNLLEIRDLHKRYGAVEVLKGVDCSMRQGEVISIIGSSGSGKTTMLRCINMLEEFQGGTIAIDGQEIGYETVGGARRRKPEREIARQRALTGMAFQQFNLFPHMTAAANVMLGLVKVKKMSRDEARLLAEKWLDRVGLLSRKDHYPGQLSGGQQQRVAIARAIAMNPKLMLFDEVTSALDPELVNEVLQVIKGLAEDGMSMLIVTHEMRFAYEVSSRVIFMNQGRIGEEGNPREMFLKPRTERLAEFLKTSTFN; translated from the coding sequence ATGACCAATCTTCTTGAAATCCGCGATCTGCACAAGCGCTACGGCGCGGTCGAGGTGCTGAAGGGCGTCGACTGCTCGATGCGCCAGGGGGAGGTGATCAGCATTATCGGCTCCAGCGGCTCGGGCAAGACGACGATGCTTCGCTGCATCAACATGCTGGAGGAATTTCAGGGCGGCACGATTGCGATCGACGGCCAGGAAATCGGTTACGAGACAGTCGGCGGCGCCCGCCGGCGCAAGCCGGAGCGGGAGATTGCCCGCCAGCGCGCACTGACCGGCATGGCCTTCCAGCAGTTCAACCTGTTTCCCCATATGACCGCCGCGGCCAACGTCATGCTCGGGCTCGTCAAGGTGAAGAAGATGAGCCGCGACGAGGCAAGGCTGCTTGCCGAGAAGTGGCTCGACCGCGTCGGCCTGCTCTCGCGCAAGGATCATTATCCCGGGCAGCTTTCCGGCGGCCAGCAGCAGCGGGTGGCGATCGCCCGTGCCATTGCCATGAATCCCAAGCTGATGCTCTTCGATGAAGTGACCTCGGCGCTCGATCCGGAACTCGTCAACGAGGTGCTGCAGGTCATCAAGGGGCTCGCCGAGGATGGAATGAGCATGCTGATCGTTACCCACGAGATGCGCTTCGCCTACGAGGTCTCGTCCCGGGTGATCTTCATGAACCAGGGGCGCATCGGCGAAGAAGGGAATCCGCGCGAGATGTTCCTGAAACCGAGGACCGAGCGTCTCGCGGAGTTTCTGAAGACCTCGACGTTCAACTGA
- a CDS encoding amino acid ABC transporter permease produces MEFSFLDQLWLARIPLVKGLGISVSISLLSIAVGTVLGVFVGLALVYGYRPVRWIVRGYTDFIRGTPVLVLVLASYYVLSTIGIDLGPFQAGVLALAVFCSSHVGELVRGALQSIPKGQTEAAKAIGLTFAQTFTYVLGPQALRQALPAWVNTAAEMVKASTLLSIIGVGELLLRTQEVISRTFMSLEFYFFAGFLYFAINYGIERFGRYVERKTAVPS; encoded by the coding sequence ATGGAATTCTCCTTTCTCGATCAGCTCTGGCTCGCCCGCATTCCGCTCGTCAAGGGACTTGGCATTTCCGTCTCTATCTCCCTTCTCTCGATCGCCGTCGGCACGGTGCTGGGCGTTTTCGTCGGTCTGGCGCTTGTCTACGGATATCGGCCCGTCAGATGGATCGTGCGTGGCTATACCGATTTCATCCGCGGCACGCCGGTGCTCGTCCTGGTGCTCGCGAGCTATTACGTCCTGAGCACCATCGGCATCGACCTCGGGCCGTTCCAGGCCGGTGTTCTGGCGCTTGCCGTCTTCTGCAGTTCGCATGTCGGCGAACTGGTGCGCGGCGCACTGCAGTCGATCCCCAAAGGACAGACCGAAGCCGCCAAGGCGATTGGTTTGACCTTCGCGCAGACCTTTACCTATGTGCTCGGGCCGCAGGCGCTGCGGCAGGCGCTTCCGGCCTGGGTGAACACGGCCGCCGAGATGGTAAAGGCATCGACGCTGCTTTCGATCATCGGCGTCGGCGAGCTGCTCCTGCGGACGCAGGAAGTGATCTCCCGCACCTTCATGAGCCTCGAATTCTATTTCTTCGCCGGCTTTCTCTATTTCGCCATCAATTACGGCATCGAGCGCTTCGGCCGTTACGTCGAGCGCAAGACCGCCGTTCCATCGTGA
- a CDS encoding amino acid ABC transporter permease — protein sequence MTYSLNFAAVWRSFDLLLQGLALSLGLALVAILAGCAIGMITAFGLVSRNALLRKPAGLYVTVIRNTPILVLVLFSYFALPELGLRLGKIESFVLTLAIYSGAYLAEVFRGGLIAIPPGQREAGLAIGLTEMQIRTSIIIPLMLRSVLPSLSSTMISLFKDTSLAAAIAVPELTFEARKINVESFRVIETWIVASCLYVATCSLLAALMRAVERRLAVPR from the coding sequence ATGACCTATTCCTTGAACTTCGCCGCTGTATGGCGCTCGTTCGACCTGCTTCTCCAAGGGCTCGCGCTCAGTCTCGGCCTGGCGCTCGTCGCGATCCTTGCCGGCTGCGCGATCGGGATGATTACCGCTTTCGGGCTCGTTTCCAGGAATGCACTGCTGCGCAAGCCTGCCGGGCTCTACGTTACCGTAATCCGCAACACGCCAATCCTTGTCCTCGTCCTCTTCAGCTATTTTGCGCTTCCCGAGCTCGGGCTCCGGCTCGGCAAGATCGAGAGCTTCGTGCTGACGCTCGCAATCTATTCGGGAGCCTATCTAGCCGAAGTGTTTCGCGGCGGCCTCATCGCCATACCGCCCGGCCAGCGCGAGGCGGGGCTCGCGATCGGCCTTACGGAGATGCAGATCCGCACCTCGATCATCATTCCGCTGATGTTGCGCAGCGTCCTGCCATCGCTCAGCAGTACGATGATCTCGCTCTTCAAGGATACGTCGCTCGCGGCCGCGATCGCCGTTCCGGAACTCACTTTCGAGGCACGCAAGATCAACGTCGAGAGTTTCCGCGTCATCGAAACCTGGATCGTCGCAAGCTGCCTCTATGTCGCAACCTGTTCGCTGCTGGCCGCGCTGATGCGCGCCGTCGAGCGGCGTCTTGCCGTGCCAAGGTGA
- a CDS encoding transporter substrate-binding domain-containing protein, producing MLRKLTVAASFVAAALAAMPAQAQQASSKLDEVLSRGHLILGTGSTNAPWHFKSTEDKLQGFDIDMGRIIAKALFGDPEKIEFVNQSSDARIPNITTGKVDITCQFMTVTGERAQQIAFTIPYYREGVGLMLKADGKYADYEALKAAGSSVTISVLQNVYAEDMVHAALPEATVDQYDSVDLIYQALESGRADAAATDQSSLAWYMTQNSGRYRDAGYGWNPQTYACGVRRGDQDWLNFVNTALHEAMTGVEFDFYAKSFKTWFGKDLAPPQIGFPVEYK from the coding sequence ATGCTCAGGAAACTTACGGTAGCCGCGAGCTTCGTCGCGGCCGCGCTGGCCGCCATGCCAGCTCAAGCGCAGCAGGCCTCGAGCAAGCTCGATGAAGTCCTGAGTCGCGGCCATCTGATACTCGGCACCGGCAGCACAAACGCGCCGTGGCACTTCAAGAGCACCGAAGACAAGCTTCAGGGTTTCGACATCGATATGGGCCGCATCATCGCAAAGGCGCTGTTCGGCGATCCGGAAAAGATCGAATTCGTGAACCAATCGTCCGATGCCCGTATTCCGAACATCACTACCGGCAAGGTCGACATCACCTGCCAGTTCATGACGGTTACCGGGGAGCGCGCTCAGCAGATCGCCTTCACCATTCCGTATTATCGCGAAGGCGTCGGCCTGATGCTGAAGGCGGACGGCAAATATGCCGATTATGAAGCGCTGAAGGCTGCCGGGTCGTCGGTGACGATTTCCGTACTGCAGAACGTCTATGCCGAGGACATGGTCCATGCGGCCTTGCCGGAGGCGACCGTCGATCAGTATGACTCCGTCGACCTGATCTATCAGGCGCTCGAGTCCGGTCGCGCCGATGCCGCCGCGACCGACCAGTCGTCGCTCGCCTGGTACATGACCCAGAATTCGGGGCGCTACAGGGACGCAGGATACGGCTGGAACCCGCAAACCTATGCCTGCGGCGTCCGGCGCGGCGATCAGGATTGGCTGAACTTCGTCAACACTGCGCTGCACGAAGCGATGACCGGTGTCGAGTTCGATTTCTATGCCAAGTCCTTCAAGACCTGGTTCGGCAAGGACCTCGCGCCGCCGCAGATAGGCTTCCCCGTCGAGTACAAGTGA